From Nitrospiraceae bacterium:
GTTACGCGGACTCAACCCCGAGCAAACGCAGGCGAACCTGGAACACATCATTCAGCAGCTCCAGGAGGCCAAGGTCACGGTCGTGTTGGCCGGCATGAAGCTACCGCCTAACTACGGTGCCGAGTACACCAGAGCCTTTGAATCGATCTATCCTACTTTGGCTCGACGGTATCATCTCGAACTGATTCCGTTTTTCCTCGACGGAGTAGCCGGATCGATCAAACTGAATCAAGCCGATGGAATACACCCTACCGCGGAAGGCTATCGCATTATTGTTGGGAAGATCCTGGAAACGGTACAACCCCTGCTGAAGCAGTGAAGGAGGTCCGCCGCGATGATGGGGACCGTGAAAAACACGGACACCAGGCCTTCTAAGAGGATCAAGGGGCCTGGTGTCCGCTACTCTCGGAAAGAGCGGTTAGCTCTTTTTCAAAAACGTGTCGTAGACACCGTAGGCGAGAATGACTCCGATCAGCGTGTAATACATATAGCTAATTCCGGAATAATCCGGCCCACCTTCGCCTTTCGGTTCGTTGGCCAGTGCCAGGGAGACGCCGACCAGTAGCACAGAGCCCGCGAGCGTACCAAATCGTGCAACCATCTTTCTCATACCTATCCTCCTCGAATCGGATAACATAAAAGTGGGCGGCATTGTACTGAAGTTGGCTTTCGAGACGCAAGAGGGTTTGAATGCAAACGGACCGATGGTAGCTGTAAGGGATGCGTTATTGAGAGGGGCCGGACTTTGTGAGGGTCCTCAGGGCCGTGGCCACTTCTCTGAACGATGCGGCGAGTTTCTCGAGCTGAGTCCCTTTTGAGAGCATGTCTCCTGCAATCGACTTGAGCTGGTTGTCATACCCACCGACTTCGGTCGCAAGATCCGCGACTCTTGCCAATGTGCTCTTATAGGTTGCAAGTTCCTGCATGGCCTCTTGGTGGGCGACCTGAGCCGTCTTGACCTCTGCCATGGATGCCTGAAGTTGGTGGGTCAGCCGTCCGACATAGGCTTCCCGGTCTCGGATGTCGGACTCCAAACTCAACTGAATTTCCTCTCCTTCCCGGCGACGTTCGTCAAGATTTCTGATGGCATGCGCCCAGGCAGCCACCTCGCCGCTCAGTTTGGAGGAATCGGGCAAGGGTTGACCTCGTTCCACGGCTTTCATGGCTGGTTGCAACCATTCGATGAAGGCCATCACCTCACTCAGTTTCAGATCGCCCATGGCAGAACCCCCTGCGGCCACGGATCCGTTCCCGTTCGGCGGGCTTGCTGCAGGCTGTACGGTGGGAGCTGTCCTTGCTTTCCGACTGGTGCGTGGCTGAGCCCATCGATGGTATTCCAGCAACACCGCGATGCAATGGCGGCACATGGGTTCTTCCGGCAACGCGCAACTGCATTTCGACACCAGGTGCCCATCCTTCAGCCGGATCGTTTGTTCGTACAATCCCGAGCTGCCGATTACTGCCGAGGAGATCTGTGATTCATCCGCTTCAACGATGCGGACTCGATTTTCCGTGACGTATTGGTTCCCGATTTGGAAAGCACCCCGATCCACAACTGACTGAATCATAGGGGGGTCGAGGAGGCTGAGTCGCTCCGCTGAGCAGGGAATCTTGTTTCGCATCCGTTACAGTCCCACGTTTGAAAGGACCCGTATGATGTTCCGGGGTAGTCTGGAACGGACTGACCCAACTGTCAAGCGTTCGCCCGGTTCTGGCAGGTGCAGACCTGCTGATCGAAGGACGGTCTAATGGCTAAGGCCTAGATGGGCGGAACCATGGAAGCGTTTCATATTGAAGACGTCGTAAATCGGCGCCTTTGCTCCTAAATTCTCAGGTGGGTGCCATCACAAAACGGTGGCTTCTTTGTATGCTTACAGCCGCAGAACGCCACCCGTTTCTTTTCGTCAAAGGTGACCTCGATCGGAGCGAAATCCGTTCCCGTATGGGATCCGTCACAGAAGGGTTGTGTTTTAGATCGGCCGCAACGACACCAATAGATCGTCCCAGGTCCAACCTCCAACACATAGGGATTGCCTTGCGCAATGATG
This genomic window contains:
- a CDS encoding CDGSH iron-sulfur domain-containing protein, with protein sequence MADQLIIAQGNPYVLEVGPGTIYWCRCGRSKTQPFCDGSHTGTDFAPIEVTFDEKKRVAFCGCKHTKKPPFCDGTHLRI
- a CDS encoding arylesterase, which encodes MTSSVEQPRIVAFGDSLTAGLGVGPAESYPAQLQRRLDELGYHYRVVNAGVSGETTAGGARRVAWVLKSRPVIVILELGANDGLRGLNPEQTQANLEHIIQQLQEAKVTVVLAGMKLPPNYGAEYTRAFESIYPTLARRYHLELIPFFLDGVAGSIKLNQADGIHPTAEGYRIIVGKILETVQPLLKQ